Proteins encoded by one window of Sulfurimonas hongkongensis:
- a CDS encoding response regulator transcription factor produces MKILYLEDDINLSQTLKEFLSDEGFDVTCVYDGEDALQEVYSSNFDILLLDVNVPHINGFELLKELRETKTNTPAIFITSLNGIDDLSRGFLSGADDYIKKPFELKELLLRINALLKRVYKTQESIMQITQNIEFNIHSDELKKDDKIITLKHKESLLLKLLLKHKNECVSFDDIYQNVWSFDEEHSYMSLRTYIKELRKYLGKERILSIKKLGYKLV; encoded by the coding sequence ATGAAGATTTTATATCTTGAAGATGATATAAACCTATCTCAAACTTTAAAAGAATTTTTAAGCGATGAAGGTTTTGATGTTACTTGTGTTTATGATGGCGAAGATGCGCTACAAGAAGTCTATAGTTCAAACTTTGATATCTTACTCTTAGATGTCAATGTTCCTCATATCAATGGATTTGAACTTTTAAAAGAATTAAGAGAGACAAAGACAAATACCCCAGCTATCTTTATAACTTCCCTAAATGGTATAGATGATCTCTCAAGAGGATTTTTAAGTGGTGCTGATGACTATATTAAAAAACCATTTGAATTAAAAGAGCTACTTTTAAGGATCAATGCTCTTTTAAAAAGAGTGTATAAAACACAAGAGAGCATCATGCAAATAACGCAAAATATAGAGTTTAATATACACAGCGATGAGCTAAAAAAAGATGATAAAATAATTACTCTAAAACATAAAGAGTCTCTTCTTTTAAAACTTCTACTAAAACACAAAAATGAGTGCGTGAGCTTTGATGATATCTATCAAAATGTTTGGAGTTTTGATGAAGAACATAGCTATATGAGCTTAAGAACATACATAAAAGAGCTGCGTAAATATCTTGGCAAAGAGCGGATACTTAGCATAAAAAAACTTGGATATAAGCTTGTATAG
- a CDS encoding sensor histidine kinase: MYRGEKKSIIYVLGLYLSSTLLLITTLFISYYYYEQEQFAHSEKDLLKKYTLLLTQQLSELNEKSSERYRYPRFNEFESAIYDIDKNLIFSTSKDIDITKFKDDFFTKESNSYFISSLTPYYFGAAYIIIEKKSKHLDILDNLIFIAIVTIIITLVTSVFLVNLVLRPMRENIKLLDSFIKDTTHELNTPITAILTNIETIDSSNCDEKTLRKLKRIKIASQSISNIYEDLVYILLNHRTSTQNIDLNLKEMLHQRVEYFTEMAHTKKIDFTLDIEKDVYFKADKKKIQRLIDNLISNAIKYSYKATTIKIILKYSSLIIEDEGKGMSKQEVKNIFTRYLRFDKSQGGFGIGYSIIKSIADEYKIKIDIVSKQNQGTKVALSW, translated from the coding sequence TTGTATAGAGGTGAGAAAAAAAGCATCATCTATGTGCTTGGACTCTATCTTAGTTCTACACTTTTACTCATTACCACTCTTTTTATAAGTTATTACTACTACGAACAAGAACAGTTTGCACATAGTGAAAAAGATCTTTTAAAAAAATATACTCTTCTTCTAACACAACAGCTCTCCGAGCTAAATGAAAAGAGCAGCGAGAGATATAGATATCCTAGATTTAATGAATTTGAGAGTGCCATCTATGATATAGATAAGAACCTCATCTTTAGCACAAGCAAAGATATAGATATAACAAAGTTTAAAGATGATTTTTTTACAAAGGAGTCCAACTCTTATTTTATTTCGTCACTTACACCCTACTATTTTGGCGCTGCTTACATTATTATAGAAAAAAAGTCTAAGCATCTTGACATTTTAGATAATCTTATATTTATTGCTATTGTTACGATTATAATAACCTTAGTTACCTCTGTTTTTCTTGTTAATCTTGTCCTAAGACCTATGAGAGAGAACATAAAACTTCTTGATAGCTTTATAAAAGATACTACACATGAGCTAAACACACCCATCACTGCAATACTTACAAATATAGAGACTATAGACTCTTCAAATTGTGATGAGAAAACATTAAGAAAACTAAAACGCATAAAAATAGCATCACAAAGTATCTCAAATATCTATGAAGACTTAGTCTATATACTCTTAAACCACAGAACATCTACTCAAAATATAGACCTTAATCTAAAAGAGATGCTGCACCAAAGAGTAGAATATTTCACAGAAATGGCACATACAAAAAAGATAGACTTTACCTTAGATATAGAAAAAGATGTCTACTTCAAAGCTGATAAAAAAAAGATACAGAGACTCATAGATAACCTCATATCAAATGCAATTAAATATAGCTACAAAGCCACAACTATAAAGATCATCTTAAAGTATTCTTCTCTTATCATCGAAGATGAAGGAAAAGGTATGAGTAAGCAAGAGGTTAAAAACATCTTTACAAGATATTTAAGATTTGACAAGTCTCAAGGTGGTTTTGGCATAGGATATAGCATCATAAAGTCTATAGCCGATGAATACAAGATAAAGATAGACATAGTCTCAAAGCAAAACCAAGGAACAAAGGTAGCTCTATCATGGTAA